Proteins encoded within one genomic window of Paraglaciecola psychrophila 170:
- the recR gene encoding recombination mediator RecR, whose translation MQFSPLIKELIDAFKILPGVGPKSAQRMAFHLLERNRQGALQLSHVLHNAMEHVKHCEQCRTFCENKLCEICANPKRQENQTLCIVESPQDMLAVEQTSEFKGRYFVLMGHLSPIDGIGPAEIGLEQLSQILENDDITEVILATNPTVEGEATAHYIAQMCKTQTIKASRIAHGVPVGGELEFIDGNTLTHAFNGRRDI comes from the coding sequence ATGCAGTTTAGCCCCTTAATTAAAGAATTGATTGATGCATTTAAAATACTGCCAGGAGTAGGGCCAAAGAGTGCTCAACGTATGGCGTTTCATCTGTTAGAGCGAAATCGTCAAGGGGCGCTGCAGTTAAGTCATGTGTTGCACAATGCTATGGAACACGTTAAACATTGTGAGCAATGCCGTACCTTTTGTGAAAACAAGTTATGTGAAATTTGCGCTAACCCCAAGCGTCAAGAAAACCAAACTTTATGTATTGTGGAATCGCCGCAAGATATGTTGGCAGTTGAGCAAACATCAGAGTTTAAAGGCCGTTATTTTGTATTGATGGGGCATTTATCGCCAATAGATGGGATTGGTCCGGCGGAAATTGGTTTAGAGCAGTTATCGCAGATACTTGAGAACGACGATATTACAGAAGTGATTTTAGCAACCAATCCAACTGTTGAGGGTGAAGCGACCGCACATTACATCGCGCAAATGTGTAAGACACAAACTATCAAAGCTAGCCGTATAGCTCATGGAGTCCCTGTCGGTGGTGAGTTAGAATTTATTGATGGTAATACTCTCACTCACGCTTTTAATGGTCGCAGAGACATTTAA
- a CDS encoding putative bifunctional diguanylate cyclase/phosphodiesterase, producing MNQIIESISMPYLDTQQNPILLSASIGLSHFPDNANDIEHLIMCADAAMYEAKKSGKKRWNEYQFCMEKSLKRLSDLAQNLSLAERNNELSLHYQPIIDITTDQITSFEALLRWYNPDLGNTNPQEVIDVAEKTGLIRDIENWVLNRALKDLLTFKQIIGQHITMAVNISGLHISEPNLGNYVFSLLKRYNLQPADLTIELTESVLLTYIDAAESPANQMTKQGIKLSIDDFGTGYSSLAYLHAIPASVVKVDRAFLNQTENNTVALECIQTLLSSLNMKSLIEGIETKGQASLLHSLGFNLQQGYFHGRPEPLDYYLSEFLTK from the coding sequence TTGAACCAAATAATTGAGTCTATTTCAATGCCCTACCTAGACACTCAGCAAAACCCAATATTGTTATCTGCTAGCATAGGTTTGTCGCATTTTCCTGATAACGCTAATGATATTGAACATTTGATCATGTGCGCAGATGCTGCCATGTATGAAGCCAAAAAATCAGGTAAAAAAAGATGGAACGAATATCAATTTTGCATGGAAAAAAGCTTAAAACGCCTTAGTGATCTAGCACAAAATTTATCTTTAGCTGAAAGAAACAATGAATTGTCCCTACATTATCAACCCATAATTGATATAACCACCGATCAAATTACCTCTTTTGAAGCATTACTGCGATGGTATAATCCAGACCTGGGTAATACCAACCCGCAAGAGGTGATTGACGTGGCAGAAAAAACGGGACTGATCCGTGATATTGAAAATTGGGTCCTCAACCGTGCCCTGAAAGACCTACTCACTTTCAAACAAATAATTGGTCAACATATCACTATGGCCGTCAATATTTCAGGCTTACATATATCAGAGCCAAATCTTGGTAATTATGTCTTCTCGCTATTGAAACGCTATAATTTGCAACCTGCGGATCTAACTATTGAGCTGACAGAAAGCGTATTATTGACCTATATTGATGCCGCTGAATCTCCTGCCAATCAAATGACCAAACAAGGGATTAAGTTGAGTATTGATGATTTCGGAACTGGTTATTCTTCTTTAGCCTATTTACATGCCATACCCGCCTCTGTTGTAAAAGTTGATAGGGCATTTTTAAATCAAACAGAAAATAATACTGTTGCCCTAGAGTGCATTCAAACACTGCTGAGTTCACTGAACATGAAAAGTTTAATTGAAGGTATTGAAACAAAAGGTCAGGCATCACTGTTACACAGTCTTGGATTCAACTTACAACAAGGGTATTTCCATGGCAGACCAGAACCACTGGATTATTATCTATCTGAGTTTCTAACTAAGTAA
- a CDS encoding diguanylate cyclase domain-containing protein, with protein sequence MIQENWSFTPKGEDTQAFCQFSGYILADGRMAMLVEATTANMQHISAPFSATTIVSSYSISGEFISGNPPFIKNFGHQVTHLETLMCDPNILQNIFKSINQGIRFEADVLMNTPQGETWYHLFADNSQHQEGSTTILLHHYDIHERKTTEQVLQQQASTDPLTGLFNRRGLTHALQNSVEANTLLTLLYIDLDGFKMVNDSLGHGTGDIILCEVANRLRKNSLPTATLCRFGGDEFFLSFTKTYQNRS encoded by the coding sequence GTGATTCAAGAAAATTGGTCTTTCACCCCAAAAGGCGAAGATACCCAAGCATTTTGCCAATTTTCTGGTTATATATTAGCTGATGGCAGAATGGCTATGTTGGTTGAAGCAACAACAGCTAATATGCAGCACATAAGTGCACCGTTTAGCGCCACAACTATCGTTTCTAGTTATTCAATTAGCGGCGAGTTTATAAGTGGCAACCCACCTTTCATTAAAAATTTTGGACATCAAGTGACACATTTAGAGACGTTAATGTGCGATCCAAACATACTACAAAATATCTTTAAAAGTATTAATCAAGGAATACGTTTTGAAGCAGATGTGTTGATGAATACACCACAAGGTGAAACTTGGTATCACCTGTTTGCTGACAATTCGCAACATCAGGAAGGCAGCACCACTATATTACTGCATCATTATGATATCCATGAACGCAAGACTACTGAGCAAGTCTTACAACAGCAAGCTTCGACTGACCCTCTTACCGGCTTATTTAATCGACGCGGCCTAACCCATGCGTTACAAAACAGTGTGGAAGCGAATACTCTCCTTACCTTGTTATATATCGACTTAGACGGTTTTAAGATGGTAAACGACTCTTTGGGACATGGTACCGGCGACATCATTTTGTGTGAAGTCGCCAACAGACTGCGAAAAAATAGTTTACCCACAGCAACACTGTGTAGGTTCGGTGGGGATGAATTTTTTTTGTCGTTTACGAAGACTTACCAGAACAGGAGTTAG
- the htpG gene encoding molecular chaperone HtpG, producing MAESAHQETHGFQTEVKQLLQLMIHSLYSNKEIFLRELVSNAADAADKLRFKALSNDSLYEGDGDLQVKLSIDKDAGTITITDNGIGMNKADVIEHLGTIAKSGTKEFFGKLSGDDAKDSQLIGQFGVGFYSAFIVADKVTVCTRAAGDDKAQGAQWESAGEGEFTIADIEKAERGTEITLHLKEEEKEFLDDWRLRSIVSKYSDHISIPVKMFKEEEPERDGPDDTKIPAVPGFWESVNKATALWTRDKSEVSEDEYKEFYKHISHDFSDPMTWSHNKVEGKTEYTSLLYIPSKAPFDMWNRDHKHGLKLYVQRVFIMDDAEQMLPTYLRFVKGLLDSNDLPLNVSREILQDNKVTQAMRQGCTKRVLQMLEKIAKNDAEKYQVFWAEFGNALKEGPAEDFANKEKIAGLMRFASTHTDSEAQTVSLADYISRMQEKQEKIYYITADSYQAAKSSPHLEIFRKKGIEVLLMSDRVDEWLMSHLTDFAEKSFQSITHGALDLGDLEDEESKKALEEAEKQVEGLAERVKAALGDKVKDVKFTHRLTNSPACIVADEQGMTTQMIKLMQAAGQPVPEAQYHFELNPEHELVKLLADVHDEEQFAQWTGVLFDQAALSEQGSLKDPASFVQNLNKLLASLAK from the coding sequence ATGGCTGAATCAGCCCATCAAGAAACTCATGGATTTCAAACTGAAGTAAAACAATTACTTCAGTTGATGATCCATTCGCTTTACTCAAACAAAGAAATTTTCTTACGTGAATTAGTATCCAACGCGGCTGATGCTGCAGACAAATTACGCTTTAAAGCTCTGTCTAACGACAGTCTTTACGAGGGTGATGGGGATTTGCAGGTCAAACTCAGTATCGATAAAGACGCTGGCACTATAACTATTACCGACAACGGTATAGGTATGAATAAAGCCGATGTGATTGAACACCTTGGTACTATCGCTAAGTCAGGTACCAAAGAATTTTTTGGTAAATTATCTGGTGACGATGCCAAAGATTCACAGCTTATTGGTCAATTCGGTGTTGGTTTTTACTCCGCTTTTATTGTTGCTGATAAAGTCACAGTTTGCACCCGTGCTGCAGGCGATGACAAAGCGCAAGGTGCACAGTGGGAGTCTGCAGGTGAAGGTGAGTTTACAATTGCCGATATTGAAAAAGCTGAGCGCGGTACCGAAATTACGCTTCATTTAAAAGAAGAAGAAAAAGAATTTTTAGATGATTGGCGTTTACGTTCAATCGTCAGTAAATATTCTGATCACATCAGCATTCCAGTAAAAATGTTTAAGGAAGAAGAGCCTGAGCGTGATGGTCCTGATGATACTAAAATACCTGCCGTACCGGGGTTTTGGGAATCAGTGAACAAAGCGACTGCACTTTGGACGCGTGATAAGTCTGAAGTAAGCGAAGACGAATACAAAGAATTCTACAAGCACATATCCCACGACTTCAGTGATCCAATGACTTGGTCACATAATAAAGTTGAAGGCAAAACTGAATACACTAGTTTACTGTATATTCCAAGCAAAGCACCTTTTGATATGTGGAACCGTGATCATAAACACGGGCTTAAACTGTATGTGCAACGCGTATTTATTATGGATGACGCAGAACAAATGTTGCCAACCTACCTGCGTTTTGTGAAAGGTTTGTTGGACTCAAATGATTTACCACTGAATGTGTCTCGTGAAATTTTACAAGACAATAAAGTGACGCAAGCTATGCGCCAAGGTTGTACTAAACGCGTATTACAGATGCTTGAAAAAATTGCCAAAAATGATGCTGAAAAGTATCAAGTATTTTGGGCTGAGTTTGGTAATGCATTAAAAGAAGGCCCTGCTGAAGACTTCGCCAATAAAGAAAAAATTGCTGGTTTGATGCGTTTTGCCTCAACCCATACTGATTCTGAAGCACAAACAGTCTCGCTTGCTGATTACATTAGTCGTATGCAAGAAAAGCAAGAAAAAATCTACTACATCACAGCTGATAGTTATCAGGCTGCTAAGTCTAGCCCACACCTAGAAATCTTCCGTAAGAAAGGTATTGAAGTGTTGTTAATGTCCGACCGTGTAGACGAATGGCTAATGTCTCACCTGACTGATTTTGCTGAAAAATCCTTTCAATCTATCACCCATGGTGCATTAGATTTAGGTGACTTAGAGGACGAAGAGAGTAAAAAAGCCCTAGAAGAAGCAGAAAAGCAAGTTGAAGGCCTAGCTGAACGTGTAAAAGCTGCGTTAGGTGACAAGGTGAAAGATGTTAAATTCACTCATCGCCTTACTAATTCTCCAGCTTGTATTGTTGCTGACGAGCAAGGTATGACCACGCAAATGATTAAACTGATGCAAGCCGCAGGTCAGCCAGTACCTGAAGCGCAGTATCACTTTGAACTAAACCCTGAACACGAGCTAGTTAAACTATTAGCTGATGTGCATGATGAGGAGCAGTTTGCACAATGGACAGGCGTGTTGTTCGACCAAGCGGCGCTATCTGAACAAGGTAGTTTAAAAGACCCAGCAAGCTTTGTGCAGAATTTAAACAAGCTACTAGCTAGCTTGGCAAAATAA
- the adk gene encoding adenylate kinase: MRIILLGAPGAGKGTQAQFLMGKFGIPQISTGDMLRAAIKAGTELGLAAKRVMDEGKLVSDELIIGLVKERITQADCANGFLLDGFPRTIPQADAMKDADIKVDHVIEFDVADEVIVERMSGRRVHPGSGRVYHLSYNPPKVAGKDDETGEELAIRPDDQEQTVRKRLGIYHDQTKPLVHYYTELANTGGCAYHKLDGTQAVEAVSKQLATLLG; encoded by the coding sequence ATGCGCATTATTCTTCTTGGTGCTCCTGGTGCGGGTAAGGGTACACAAGCCCAATTTTTAATGGGTAAATTTGGTATCCCACAAATATCGACTGGAGACATGTTACGCGCAGCGATTAAAGCTGGTACTGAACTTGGTTTAGCGGCGAAGCGTGTAATGGATGAAGGTAAATTAGTTTCTGATGAACTCATTATTGGTCTGGTAAAAGAGCGTATCACTCAAGCTGATTGTGCTAACGGTTTTTTACTTGATGGTTTTCCTCGTACTATTCCTCAAGCTGACGCGATGAAAGACGCAGATATTAAAGTCGATCATGTGATTGAGTTTGATGTGGCTGATGAAGTAATTGTTGAGCGAATGAGTGGACGAAGAGTACACCCAGGTTCTGGTCGCGTTTATCATTTAAGCTACAACCCGCCTAAGGTTGCAGGTAAAGATGATGAAACCGGTGAAGAATTGGCTATTCGACCTGATGATCAAGAACAAACAGTGCGCAAGCGCCTGGGTATTTATCATGATCAGACTAAACCTCTAGTGCATTATTACACTGAGCTAGCCAACACAGGTGGCTGTGCTTACCATAAGCTTGATGGAACCCAAGCAGTTGAAGCGGTAAGCAAGCAACTTGCGACACTATTAGGTTAA
- a CDS encoding MAPEG family protein: MHTPITAFYAGLLGILFFYYSALVVKGRLEKKIPLGDGGDHHFQQVIRAHGNFSEYTPIVLILLFIAEVNLSHPIVLHLAGSALLSGRFLHAFGMRRHSGSSWQRASGILLTFASLFTLSVVNILILYR; encoded by the coding sequence ATGCACACACCAATTACTGCTTTTTATGCAGGGCTGTTGGGAATCTTGTTTTTCTATTATTCGGCATTGGTTGTTAAAGGGCGCTTAGAGAAAAAAATCCCTCTTGGCGATGGAGGCGACCACCACTTCCAACAAGTGATCCGTGCCCACGGAAATTTTAGTGAATACACGCCTATTGTGCTTATCTTGCTTTTTATTGCCGAAGTAAACCTTAGTCATCCTATTGTTTTACACTTAGCCGGTAGTGCGCTGTTATCTGGACGGTTTTTACATGCCTTTGGTATGCGTCGCCACTCGGGATCAAGTTGGCAGAGAGCGTCAGGAATATTGTTGACTTTTGCCTCACTGTTCACGTTATCAGTAGTGAACATCTTAATTTTATACCGCTAG
- a CDS encoding Hsp20 family protein: protein MRNIDLSPLYRSFIGFDHLASMIDTASKNEKQTAYPPYNIELLAEDKYRITMAVAGFSKDEVSIEVQENTLQVIGTKAVKENNDSSGKEERKFLHKGISERSFERKFQLGDHVKVLAADLENGLLHVDLERVVPESKKPRKIEIGSKLIENNE, encoded by the coding sequence ATGCGTAACATCGACTTATCTCCACTTTACCGTTCTTTTATTGGTTTTGACCACCTAGCTTCAATGATTGATACGGCTTCTAAAAATGAAAAACAAACGGCCTACCCTCCATACAATATTGAGTTATTAGCCGAGGATAAATACCGAATTACCATGGCTGTTGCAGGATTTTCTAAAGATGAAGTGAGCATCGAAGTGCAAGAAAACACCTTACAGGTAATAGGTACTAAGGCAGTAAAAGAAAACAATGATTCTTCCGGTAAAGAAGAGCGGAAATTTCTACACAAGGGTATATCAGAGCGTAGCTTTGAGCGTAAATTCCAATTAGGAGACCACGTTAAAGTATTGGCTGCTGACTTAGAAAATGGTTTATTACATGTTGATTTAGAGCGTGTAGTACCAGAATCGAAGAAGCCCAGAAAAATAGAGATTGGCAGTAAGCTTATCGAAAATAACGAATAA
- a CDS encoding sigma 54-interacting transcriptional regulator produces the protein MKNKSEYLADLFIGQSINFVDVIQRIQKIAEFPVPVFVYGETGTGKELCAQAIHKLSNRSSKPFVAINCGSIPDTLIENELFGHVKGAYTDAQSTSGGVIAHANGGTLFLDEIDTLSPKGQVSLLRFIQEKEYKPLATDQSFHSDVRIISTTNADIQSKINSGEFRQDLYFRLNIMDVHLPPLRARGRDVELLANYFIHKHCNVHHIPEKTIHPDAIENLHKYPWPGNVRELEHALLKEILLAETTTLYLNNIESQHFKQQHDLPQMKAIFDLSFRDAKEKTVMKFGKTTWII, from the coding sequence ATGAAGAACAAATCAGAATATTTAGCAGACCTATTTATCGGCCAATCCATTAATTTTGTCGATGTTATTCAGCGTATACAAAAAATAGCGGAATTTCCGGTGCCTGTTTTTGTCTATGGTGAAACCGGCACAGGCAAAGAACTCTGTGCCCAAGCTATTCATAAGTTAAGCAATCGAAGTAGTAAGCCATTTGTGGCTATAAATTGCGGTTCAATCCCGGATACTTTAATCGAAAATGAACTGTTTGGGCATGTTAAAGGCGCATACACTGATGCTCAGTCAACCAGCGGAGGCGTGATTGCGCATGCCAATGGCGGCACCTTGTTTCTAGATGAAATAGACACACTTTCTCCAAAAGGCCAAGTTAGTTTACTTAGGTTTATTCAAGAAAAAGAATATAAACCTTTGGCCACTGATCAGTCCTTTCATTCTGACGTTAGAATAATCAGTACCACTAATGCCGATATCCAATCAAAAATTAACAGCGGTGAGTTTCGGCAAGATTTGTATTTTCGACTAAATATAATGGATGTACATCTTCCACCACTTAGAGCGAGAGGTCGGGACGTTGAATTATTAGCAAACTACTTTATTCACAAACACTGTAATGTACACCACATCCCTGAAAAAACGATTCATCCGGATGCAATTGAAAATCTTCATAAATATCCTTGGCCTGGCAATGTTAGAGAGCTTGAGCATGCTTTGTTAAAAGAAATCTTATTGGCTGAAACAACAACGTTGTATCTCAATAATATTGAATCTCAGCATTTCAAGCAGCAACATGATTTACCGCAAATGAAAGCAATTTTTGATTTGAGTTTTAGGGATGCAAAAGAAAAAACAGTCATGAAATTTGGAAAAACTACTTGGATAATATAA
- a CDS encoding TonB-dependent receptor family protein: protein MKKNILASTIALTLLANSAIAHSPKTADETVTIYGSATSAQAATGAAQYIGEEELAKFVYSDIQRVIRQIPGVSVQVEDGYGLRPNISIRGVATERSGRITLLEDNILIAPAPYSAPSAYYFPTIGRMSAIEVVKGPAAITQGPYTIGGALNMVSTPIPETRGGQVTLEAAQDATYRLHANFGDKLDNGFGYLIEAHQWQSDGFQDIDRSDINTGLDVTDFTAKLAYAPTNSAHSVELKLQMTEQGSEQSYLGLTDVDFNQKSTRRYGLSELDNISTEHSQVILRYGFEINSNLNFTATAYNNEHERNWFKTEGIDFDGSDNAQDFSRNSWANVISALNNNESLNGISTTQLQGILDGDIDTAQGSIQLRSNAREYYSRGVQFGLYWDQTIGEVKHQLEVGLRVHEDEEDRLQRNSTYQQVNGKLQLNDFGELGNAGNRIQEAQALALHVYDRIEFGDWVLTPGVRFEDIQQKRTRFNDGETRTFRDDRENDTQVVLPGLGALYKMDDNWTLVAGAHKGFTAPSNSPNVREEKAINYELGFRFANNTLNAEAIYFLSDYDNLLGECTASSGSNCEIGDAFNGDAATVQGIEFILKTALTEFNGIRVPLSITYTYINSEFDTDIADTAFFGDVSAGDSIPYIPENQGQISLGLEANNWSVYANAVYVDEVCVRASCAVFEKTDSSLTLDISGNYQVSNELKLFARIENLTDQQDIVSRQPYGARPNKTRTFSVGAQYSF, encoded by the coding sequence ATGAAAAAGAACATTCTAGCATCCACCATTGCCCTTACATTATTGGCAAATAGTGCCATTGCACATTCTCCAAAAACCGCAGACGAAACCGTCACTATTTACGGTAGCGCAACAAGTGCACAAGCAGCTACGGGCGCTGCTCAATATATTGGTGAGGAGGAACTGGCTAAATTTGTTTACAGCGACATTCAAAGAGTTATTCGTCAAATTCCAGGTGTATCAGTACAAGTTGAAGACGGCTACGGTTTGCGACCAAACATCAGTATTCGAGGTGTGGCAACAGAGCGTAGTGGCAGAATCACCCTACTTGAAGATAATATCCTGATTGCACCGGCTCCTTACTCTGCTCCGTCAGCGTATTATTTCCCTACTATTGGCAGAATGAGTGCCATCGAAGTAGTGAAAGGCCCTGCAGCGATTACTCAAGGGCCTTACACTATTGGTGGCGCATTGAATATGGTGTCTACACCTATTCCAGAAACACGTGGCGGGCAAGTCACATTAGAAGCAGCACAAGATGCAACCTATCGCTTACATGCTAATTTTGGCGACAAACTCGATAACGGTTTTGGATATCTAATAGAGGCGCACCAATGGCAGTCTGATGGTTTTCAAGATATAGACCGAAGTGACATCAATACAGGTTTAGACGTAACCGATTTCACTGCAAAGCTAGCCTATGCGCCCACAAATTCAGCGCACAGTGTTGAGCTAAAGTTACAAATGACTGAGCAAGGCTCCGAACAGAGTTATTTGGGGTTAACAGATGTTGATTTCAACCAAAAGAGTACTAGACGTTATGGCTTGTCTGAACTTGATAATATTTCAACTGAACATAGCCAAGTCATTTTACGATATGGTTTTGAAATCAACTCTAATTTGAACTTCACAGCAACAGCCTATAATAATGAACATGAGCGCAATTGGTTTAAAACTGAAGGCATTGATTTTGATGGCAGTGATAACGCGCAAGACTTTTCTCGCAATAGTTGGGCAAATGTTATTTCCGCATTGAATAATAATGAAAGCCTCAATGGTATTAGCACCACCCAGCTGCAGGGTATATTAGATGGCGATATTGATACTGCCCAGGGTAGTATTCAATTACGCTCTAATGCTCGTGAATATTACTCACGCGGCGTTCAGTTTGGTTTGTATTGGGATCAAACAATAGGTGAGGTCAAACATCAGTTAGAAGTGGGTTTAAGAGTGCATGAAGACGAAGAAGATCGTTTACAGCGTAACAGTACTTACCAACAAGTTAACGGTAAGTTGCAACTTAATGATTTCGGTGAATTAGGCAATGCCGGAAACAGAATACAAGAAGCACAAGCTTTAGCATTACATGTATACGATCGTATCGAATTTGGCGATTGGGTGTTAACACCGGGTGTACGTTTTGAAGATATTCAACAAAAACGTACCCGTTTTAATGACGGCGAAACACGTACTTTTCGGGATGACCGTGAAAATGATACTCAGGTTGTTTTACCCGGCTTAGGTGCCTTGTACAAAATGGATGACAACTGGACATTAGTAGCAGGCGCCCATAAAGGATTTACCGCCCCAAGCAACTCACCCAACGTTAGAGAAGAAAAAGCTATTAACTATGAACTTGGTTTTCGCTTTGCCAACAATACCTTAAATGCAGAAGCCATTTATTTCCTAAGTGATTACGACAACCTTTTAGGTGAATGTACTGCTTCATCTGGCAGTAATTGTGAAATTGGCGACGCCTTTAATGGGGATGCCGCAACGGTACAAGGTATTGAATTTATACTGAAAACCGCACTCACTGAATTTAATGGCATCAGAGTTCCATTGAGTATCACCTACACATATATCAACAGTGAATTTGATACCGATATTGCCGACACTGCCTTTTTTGGTGATGTTAGTGCAGGTGACTCAATTCCGTATATCCCAGAAAACCAAGGCCAAATATCCCTTGGTTTAGAAGCGAATAATTGGTCAGTATATGCAAACGCAGTATATGTAGATGAAGTCTGTGTTCGCGCATCCTGTGCGGTGTTTGAGAAAACCGATAGCAGCCTTACACTCGACATCAGTGGTAACTATCAAGTGTCTAATGAATTAAAATTATTTGCACGTATCGAAAACTTAACTGACCAACAAGATATTGTCAGTAGACAACCTTACGGAGCCCGCCCCAATAAAACACGTACGTTCTCCGTAGGAGCGCAATATAGTTTTTAA